In Rhinolophus ferrumequinum isolate MPI-CBG mRhiFer1 chromosome 3, mRhiFer1_v1.p, whole genome shotgun sequence, the DNA window GAGGAATCCAGGTCTCTCTTTCACTGCTACATCAATGAAGGAGAACACTCGGACAAGGCCAAAGCTTGTCACCAGACCACAGCCCTTGACAGCGATGTTCAACTCCAGGAAGCCATCAGCGGCGGGCGACCAGAGGAGGAGCTGAACAGGCTCATGAAATTTGACATCCCCAACTTCGTGAACACAGACCAGAACTCCTTTGGGGACGATGATCTTCTGATTTCGGAACCACCTATTGTTCTAGAAAATAAGCCAGTTTCCCAGACCTCACACAAAGACCTGGATTGAGAAACATGCGCTATAAAGTGTCTTCCTGAAGATGTTGGGTCTGTGTTTGTAAAACAAGAAATCTCCATTCaccaaaattgtgtgtgtgtgtgtgtgtgtgtgtgtgtgtgtgtgtgtgtgtgtgacagagagagagagagagagagactgagacacagacagacagacaaagatGAAGAGAGCCCCCTCAGAAGAGAGATGATTTCACTGAGTTTTTATGCCTTTAAACACATTTAGGGGTTTTTTGGGATAAAGTGTTTAAATTGTCTCATCTTCTTGTTGTTGAAAAATTTGGCCACGTACTCAGTGTCAGTGTTCTTGAATGGGGGTTATCATACTGTGTTCCAATCTGGCCCTGCCACTACCATGCTCTACCTTTAGCAAGTTGCTTTACCTCTCTGACTGCCACATTTTGAACTGTAAGGTGAGGAGTCTGGAGTAGCTAATCCATCCCATCTctaatattttgtgaatttatgAGTTTGCATCCAGATGACGCTGGAGTATACATAAAGCATTATCCACTAGGGCACTGCCTCCTATTTTTTATTGTAGGATCCCCCAAGTGTTTGCACATTCCACTCAACCCTTCTTATCCCAGCTTTTGTCAGGGGCCTGGGTGTCTGCCAGGATGCTAAGAGATTCGTCTCACACAGTCGCTGTGGCCAACATTTCTGTTGGTTGTGCTAAAACAGCTCTTCTGAGAATCCCTGGCCACCTATGCTCAAACCTGGGGACAGacttccccacacacacaataAAGTAAGTACCAATTCATGGCACATCCCATGGCACTCCTTTCCCCAAGAAATGTAGGAAAGGTGATCAGCTGAGAGAGGTGacttttgtgtgtctgtgttggTGTATCTGTGTCTTGTCACACTGCTGTGCCAGTGGCTACTGAACAACAAAAGTGGCATTTCCCATGCTATCTATTTACTTGGTAGATGTGTAAGTGATTGTCATCTGACTACTATGTGGCTTTGAGCTGAGTTGGTGAATGTTGTAAATATCCTACCAACAGATATTCAGAGCGGCCTGGTGAAACACAGAGTTACACCTGCACACTGGCGTTGGAAACAGCTTGGTGTTGTACACCGAGTCAGCTGTATGCATGGCCAGCTGCTAATCTCTGgctggcattttcattatgaatttgttcacCACCTGTCTTGctaaagctaaaaaataaatgcattggaTTGCACAGGAATTTTCTCTGGTTCTTTGTTTTCACACATCCAGTTTTTTTCATTGCCTTCTTAAAATGATTCCTTATTTATAATGCCTCCTAACTTCTGTCATCTCTAGGGTCCCAGTGGTCCAAGTCATGTACCAGCTTTCATTTAGGAATTATTCCACCAAAATAAATCCCTTTCCTATAATGTCTTTTgaggaaaatattattcttttaagaCTCTAACACTAACCAGAACAAGGAGTGGAATATTTCTTGTAATTAAAGCTGCTTTAACTCTTTCTTGCAAATAGATACTTGCcattttaatggatattttcagGAAAGAGAGCAAGAGTAGTGAAGAATGATGATTTTATTGACTTCTAACATGAATACTgttcataatttacttaaccaaaCATAAACCTTGGACTATTATTAAGATTTAAAGC includes these proteins:
- the MRAP2 gene encoding melanocortin-2 receptor accessory protein 2 isoform X4, whose translation is MNSFVSDFGRPLEPDKVFSRQGNEESRSLFHCYINEGEHSDKAKACHQTTALDSDVQLQEAISGGRPEEELNRLMKFDIPNFVNTDQNSFGDDDLLISEPPIVLENKPVSQTSHKDLD